In Gymnogyps californianus isolate 813 chromosome 6, ASM1813914v2, whole genome shotgun sequence, a single window of DNA contains:
- the POLR3A gene encoding DNA-directed RNA polymerase III subunit RPC1 isoform X2, which produces MVKEQFRETDVAKKISHICFGMKSPEEMRQQAHIQVVSKNLYSQDNHHSPLQYGVLDHRMGTSEKDRPCETCGKNLADCLGHYGYIDLELPCFHVGYFKAVIGILQMICKTCCRIMLSVEEKKQFLDYLKRPGLTYLQKRGLKKKVSEKCRKKNTCPYCGAFNGTVKKCGLLKIIHEKYKTNKKVVDPIVSTFLQSFETAIEHNKEVEPLLGRAQENLNPLVVLNLFKRIPAEDIPLLLMNPEAGKPSDLILTRLLVPPLCIRPSVVSDLKSGTNEDDLTMKLTEIIFLNDVIKKHRISGAKTQMIMEDWDFLQLQCALYINSELSGIPLNMAPKKWTRGFVQRLKGKQGRFRGNLSGKRVDFSGRTVISPDPNLRIDEVAVPIHVAKILTFPEKVNKANINFMRKLVRNGPDVHPGANFIQQRHTQMKRFLKYGNREKMAQELKFGDIVERHLIDGDIVLFNRQPSLHKLSIMAHIARVKPHRTFRFNECVCTPYNADFDGDEMNLHLPQTEEAKAEALVLMGTKANLVTPRNGEPLIAAIQDFLTGAYLLTLKDTFFDRAKACQIIASILVGKDEKIKVRLPPPAILKPVTLWTGKQVFSLILKPSDDCPVKANLRTKGKQYCGKGEDLCYNDSYVTIQNSELMSGSMDKGTLGSGSKNNIFYILLRDWGQVEAADAMSRLARLAPVYLSNRGFSIGIGDVTPGQGLLKAKYELLNAGYKKCDEYIEALNTGKLQQQPGCTAEETLEALILKELSVIRDHAGSACLRELDKSNSPLIMALCGSKGSFINISQMIACVGQQAISGSRVPDGFENRSLPHFEKHSKLPAAKGFVANSFYSGLTPTEFFFHTMAGREGLVDTAVKTAETGYMQRRLVKSLEDLCSQYDLTVRSSTGDIIQFIYGGDGLDPAAMEGKDEPLEFKRVLDNIRAVYPCRSEPALSKNELVLTSESIMKKSEFLCCRDSFLQEIKKFIKGVSEKIKKTRDKYGINDNGTTEPRVLYQLDRITPTQLEKFLETCRDKYMRAQMEPGSAVGALCAQSIGEPGTQMTLKTFHFAGVASMNITLGVPRIKEIINASKAISTPIITAQLDKDDDPDFARLVKGRIEKTLLGEISEYIEEVFLPDDCFILVKLSLERIRLLRLEVNAETVRYSICISKLRVKPGDVAVHGEAVVCVTPRENSKSSMYYVLQSLKEELPKVVVQGIPEVSRAVIHIDEQSGKEKYKLLVEGDNLRAVMATHGVKGTKTSSNNTYEVEKTLGIEAARTTIINEIQYTMVNHGMSIDRRHVMLLSDLMTYKGEVLGITRFGLAKMKESVLMLASFEKTADHLFDAAYFGQKDSVCGVSECIIMGIPMNIGTGLFKLLHKADKESTPPRRPLIFDNNEFHIPIVT; this is translated from the exons atggtGAAGGAGCAGTTCAGGGAGACGGATGTGGCCAAGAAAAT AAGCCACATCTGTTTTGGCATGAAATCTCCAGAGGAGATGCGTCAGCAAGCTCACATTCAAGTGGTTAGCAAAAACTTGTATAGTCAGGACAACCATCACTCCCCGCTGCAGTATGGAGTACTTGACCATCGCATG GGAACCAGTGAAAAAGACCGTCCCTGTGAAACCTGTGGAAAAAATCTAGCTGATTGTTTAGGACATTATGGGTACATTGACTTAGAACTGCCCTGTTTTCATGTTGGATACTTCAAAGCTGTGATAGGCATCTTACAG ATGATCTGCAAAACCTGTTGCCGTATCATGCTGTcggtggaagaaaaaaaacaattcttGGATTACCTGAAGCGACCTGGCCTTACATACCTTCAGAAGAGAGgactaaaaaagaaagtgtctGAAAAGTGCCgaaagaaaaacacttgtcCTTACTGTGGTGCCTTTAATG GAACTGTGAAGAAGTGTGGTTTGTTGAAAATAATACATGAAAAGTACAAGACCAACAAGAAAGTCGTAGATCCAATAGTATCTACTTTTCTCCAGTCCTTTGAAACTGCCATAGAACATAACAAAGAAGTAGAACCCTTACTGGGAAGAGCTCAG GAAAACTTGAATCCTTTGGTAGTATTGAACCTCTTTAAAAGAATCCCAGCAGAAGACATTCCTCTGCTTCTAATGAACCCAGAAGCAGGTAAACCTTCAGATTTGATCCTCACACGACTCTTAGTGCCTCCACTGTGTATCAGACCCTCTGTTGTGAGTGACTTGAAGTCTGGCACCAATGAAGATGACTTGACAATGAAACTGACAGAGATAATTTTCCTCAATGATGTAATAAAAAAG CATAGGATATCAGGAGCCAAAACACAGATGATTATGGAAGACTGGGATTTTCTTCAACTGCAGTGTGCCCTGTACATTAATAGTGAGCTCTCAGGAATTCCTCTCAACATGGCACCTAAAAAATGGACCAGAGGTTTTGTTCAGCGACTTAAGGGAAAGCAAG GTCGGTTTAGAGGCAATCTGTCTGGAAAGCGAGTGGATTTCTCTGGCAGAACAGTCATTTCACCTGATCCTAACTTAAGAATAGATGAAGTAGCAGTGCCTATTCATGTCGCTAAGATACTAACCTTTCCTGAAAAG GTgaacaaagcaaatattaattttatgaGGAAACTTGTCCGTAATGGTCCTGATGTTCATCCTGGAGCCAACTTCATACAGCAAAGGCACACACAGATGAAAAG ATTTTTGAAATATGGAAACCGAGAAAAGATGGCTCAGGAGCTGAAGTTTGGTGATATTGTGGAGCGACATCTTATAGATGGTGACATAGTCCTGTTCAACCGACAACCCTCTCTTCATAAGCTGAGCATCATGGCTCACATT gctAGAGTCAAACCTCATAGGACATTCAGATTTAATGAATGTGTCTGTACACCATACAATGCAGACTTCGATGGAGATGAGATGAACCTTCACCTTCCTCAGACagaagaagcaaaagcagaagcactTGTTTTAATGGGG ACTAAAGCAAACTTGGTAACACCAAGAAATGGAGAACCTCTTATCGCTGCTATTCAGGATTTCCTCACAG GTGCCTATCTTCTTACGTTAAAAGATACGTTTTTTGATCGAGCCAAAGCCTGTCAAATTATTGCTTCTATCCTGGTTGGCAAGGATGAAAAGATTAAAGTTCGTCTTCCACCTCCAGCAATTCTGAAG CCTGTAACACTCTGGACAGGAAAACAGGTTTTCAGCCTCATTCTCAAACCCAGTGATGACTGTCCTGTAAAAGCCAACCTACGAACCAAGGGCAAACAGTATTGTGGTAAAGGGGAAGACCTGTGCTACAATGATTCTT ATGTCACAATTCAAAACAGTGAGTTAATGAGTGGCAGTATGGACAAAGGAACCTTAGGTTCAGGATCCAAGAACAACATTTTCTACATCTTGCTGAGAGACTGGGGACAGGTAGAAGCTGCGGATGCCATGTCACGACTAGCCAGACTTGCTCCTGTCTATCTTT ctAATCGTGGCTTTTCAATTGGAATTGGTGATGTAACCCCTGGGCAGGGCCTGCTAAAAGCTAAGTATGAGCTCCTGAATGCTGGCTATAAGAAATGTGATGAGTATATTGAAGCTCTGAACACTGGCAAgctacagcagcagcctggTTGTACGGCAGAAGAGACACTAGAG GCCTTAATCCTTAAAGAACTCTCTGTTATCAGAGATCACGCTGGCAGTGCCTGTCTCAGAGAACTGGACAAGAGCAACAGTCCCCTTATCATGGCTCTCTGTGGTTCTAAAG gcTCCTTCATTAATATATCCCAGATGATTGCTTGTGTAGGTCAGCAGGCTATCAGTGGGTCCCGAGTTCCTGATGGATTTGAGAACAGATCCTTGCCTCACTTTGAGAAGCATTCTAAG CTCCCAGCAGCAAAAGGCTTTGTTGCTAATAGCTTCTATTCTGGGTTGACTcccactgaatttttttttcatacaatgGCTGGTCGAGAAGGTCTGGTTGACACAGCTGTAAAAACAGCCGAAACTGGATATATGCAG aggcGGCTGGTAAAATCACTTGAAGATCTTTGCTCACAGTATGATTTGACAGTCAGAAGTTCTACTGGTGACATTATACAGTTTATTTATGGAGGAGATGGCTTGGATCCTGCAGCCATGGAAGGGAAAGATGAACCTCTGGAATTCAAGCGAGTTCTAGACAATATCAGA gCTGTATATCCATGCCGAAGTGAACCAGCCCTTAGTAAAAATGAATTGGTATTAACATCTGAGTCCATCATGAAGAAGAGTGAATTTCTTTGCTGCCGAGACAGTTTTCTGCAG gaaattaaaaaattcatcaAAGGTGTTTctgagaagattaaaaaaacgAGAGACAAGTATGGCATTAATGACAATGGCACAACAGAG CCACGAGTTTTATATCAGTTGGATAGGATTACTCCAACACAACTAGAGAAGTTTCTAGAGACTTGTAGGGACAAATACATGAG GGCACAGATGGAGCCTGGTTCTGCAGTAGGAGCTCTTTGTGCACAGAGTATTGGTGAGCCTGGCACACAGATGACTCTGAAGACTTTCCATTTTGCTGGCGTTGCTTCAATGAACATTACTTTGGGTGTGCCAAGAATCAAAGAAATCATTAATGCTTCAAAGGCTATTAG CACCCCTATTATAACAGCACAGTTGGACAAAGATGATGATCCTGATTTTGCCCGTCTGGTTAAAGGAAGAATTGAGAAAACTTTATTAGGAGAG ATTTCAGAATATATTGAGGAAGTGTTTCTTCCAGACGATTGTTTCATCCTAGTGAAGCTGTCTTTAGAGCGCATTAGACTACTGAGATTAGAG GTGAATGCGGAGACTGTGCGCTACTCTATTTGCATATCTAAACTCAGAGTAAAGCCTGGGGATGTTGCTGTCCATGGAGAAGCAGTTGTATGTGTGACCCCTCGTGAAAATAGCAAGAGTTCAATGTATTATGTATTGCAGTCCCTGAAGGAAGAACTACCAAAG gTTGTAGTGCAAGGTATACCAGAGGTTTCCCGAGCTGTCATTCATATTGATGAAcaaagtggaaaggaaaaatataaacttCTAGTTGAAGGTGATAATCTGCGAGCTGTTATGGCTACTCACGGAGTGAAAGGAACAAAAACGTCCTCTAACAACACTTACGAG GTAGAGAAGACACTAGGAATTGAAGCTGCTCGGACCACCATTATCAATGAGATTCAGTATACAATGGTGAACCATGGTATGAGCATTGACAGGAGACATGTTATGTTGCTGTCTGATCTAATGACTTACAAG GGTGAAGTACTGGGCATTACTAGGTTTGGACTggcaaaaatgaaggaaagtgTGTTGATGCTGGCTTCTTTTGAAAAGACTGCAGACCATCTCTTTGATGCTGCCTACTTTGGACAGAAGGATTCTGTTTGTG
- the POLR3A gene encoding DNA-directed RNA polymerase III subunit RPC1 isoform X1, giving the protein MVKEQFRETDVAKKISHICFGMKSPEEMRQQAHIQVVSKNLYSQDNHHSPLQYGVLDHRMGTSEKDRPCETCGKNLADCLGHYGYIDLELPCFHVGYFKAVIGILQMICKTCCRIMLSVEEKKQFLDYLKRPGLTYLQKRGLKKKVSEKCRKKNTCPYCGAFNGTVKKCGLLKIIHEKYKTNKKVVDPIVSTFLQSFETAIEHNKEVEPLLGRAQENLNPLVVLNLFKRIPAEDIPLLLMNPEAGKPSDLILTRLLVPPLCIRPSVVSDLKSGTNEDDLTMKLTEIIFLNDVIKKHRISGAKTQMIMEDWDFLQLQCALYINSELSGIPLNMAPKKWTRGFVQRLKGKQGRFRGNLSGKRVDFSGRTVISPDPNLRIDEVAVPIHVAKILTFPEKVNKANINFMRKLVRNGPDVHPGANFIQQRHTQMKRFLKYGNREKMAQELKFGDIVERHLIDGDIVLFNRQPSLHKLSIMAHIARVKPHRTFRFNECVCTPYNADFDGDEMNLHLPQTEEAKAEALVLMGTKANLVTPRNGEPLIAAIQDFLTGAYLLTLKDTFFDRAKACQIIASILVGKDEKIKVRLPPPAILKPVTLWTGKQVFSLILKPSDDCPVKANLRTKGKQYCGKGEDLCYNDSYVTIQNSELMSGSMDKGTLGSGSKNNIFYILLRDWGQVEAADAMSRLARLAPVYLSNRGFSIGIGDVTPGQGLLKAKYELLNAGYKKCDEYIEALNTGKLQQQPGCTAEETLEALILKELSVIRDHAGSACLRELDKSNSPLIMALCGSKGSFINISQMIACVGQQAISGSRVPDGFENRSLPHFEKHSKLPAAKGFVANSFYSGLTPTEFFFHTMAGREGLVDTAVKTAETGYMQRRLVKSLEDLCSQYDLTVRSSTGDIIQFIYGGDGLDPAAMEGKDEPLEFKRVLDNIRAVYPCRSEPALSKNELVLTSESIMKKSEFLCCRDSFLQTLTETGYEKYNEEIKKFIKGVSEKIKKTRDKYGINDNGTTEPRVLYQLDRITPTQLEKFLETCRDKYMRAQMEPGSAVGALCAQSIGEPGTQMTLKTFHFAGVASMNITLGVPRIKEIINASKAISTPIITAQLDKDDDPDFARLVKGRIEKTLLGEISEYIEEVFLPDDCFILVKLSLERIRLLRLEVNAETVRYSICISKLRVKPGDVAVHGEAVVCVTPRENSKSSMYYVLQSLKEELPKVVVQGIPEVSRAVIHIDEQSGKEKYKLLVEGDNLRAVMATHGVKGTKTSSNNTYEVEKTLGIEAARTTIINEIQYTMVNHGMSIDRRHVMLLSDLMTYKGEVLGITRFGLAKMKESVLMLASFEKTADHLFDAAYFGQKDSVCGVSECIIMGIPMNIGTGLFKLLHKADKESTPPRRPLIFDNNEFHIPIVT; this is encoded by the exons atggtGAAGGAGCAGTTCAGGGAGACGGATGTGGCCAAGAAAAT AAGCCACATCTGTTTTGGCATGAAATCTCCAGAGGAGATGCGTCAGCAAGCTCACATTCAAGTGGTTAGCAAAAACTTGTATAGTCAGGACAACCATCACTCCCCGCTGCAGTATGGAGTACTTGACCATCGCATG GGAACCAGTGAAAAAGACCGTCCCTGTGAAACCTGTGGAAAAAATCTAGCTGATTGTTTAGGACATTATGGGTACATTGACTTAGAACTGCCCTGTTTTCATGTTGGATACTTCAAAGCTGTGATAGGCATCTTACAG ATGATCTGCAAAACCTGTTGCCGTATCATGCTGTcggtggaagaaaaaaaacaattcttGGATTACCTGAAGCGACCTGGCCTTACATACCTTCAGAAGAGAGgactaaaaaagaaagtgtctGAAAAGTGCCgaaagaaaaacacttgtcCTTACTGTGGTGCCTTTAATG GAACTGTGAAGAAGTGTGGTTTGTTGAAAATAATACATGAAAAGTACAAGACCAACAAGAAAGTCGTAGATCCAATAGTATCTACTTTTCTCCAGTCCTTTGAAACTGCCATAGAACATAACAAAGAAGTAGAACCCTTACTGGGAAGAGCTCAG GAAAACTTGAATCCTTTGGTAGTATTGAACCTCTTTAAAAGAATCCCAGCAGAAGACATTCCTCTGCTTCTAATGAACCCAGAAGCAGGTAAACCTTCAGATTTGATCCTCACACGACTCTTAGTGCCTCCACTGTGTATCAGACCCTCTGTTGTGAGTGACTTGAAGTCTGGCACCAATGAAGATGACTTGACAATGAAACTGACAGAGATAATTTTCCTCAATGATGTAATAAAAAAG CATAGGATATCAGGAGCCAAAACACAGATGATTATGGAAGACTGGGATTTTCTTCAACTGCAGTGTGCCCTGTACATTAATAGTGAGCTCTCAGGAATTCCTCTCAACATGGCACCTAAAAAATGGACCAGAGGTTTTGTTCAGCGACTTAAGGGAAAGCAAG GTCGGTTTAGAGGCAATCTGTCTGGAAAGCGAGTGGATTTCTCTGGCAGAACAGTCATTTCACCTGATCCTAACTTAAGAATAGATGAAGTAGCAGTGCCTATTCATGTCGCTAAGATACTAACCTTTCCTGAAAAG GTgaacaaagcaaatattaattttatgaGGAAACTTGTCCGTAATGGTCCTGATGTTCATCCTGGAGCCAACTTCATACAGCAAAGGCACACACAGATGAAAAG ATTTTTGAAATATGGAAACCGAGAAAAGATGGCTCAGGAGCTGAAGTTTGGTGATATTGTGGAGCGACATCTTATAGATGGTGACATAGTCCTGTTCAACCGACAACCCTCTCTTCATAAGCTGAGCATCATGGCTCACATT gctAGAGTCAAACCTCATAGGACATTCAGATTTAATGAATGTGTCTGTACACCATACAATGCAGACTTCGATGGAGATGAGATGAACCTTCACCTTCCTCAGACagaagaagcaaaagcagaagcactTGTTTTAATGGGG ACTAAAGCAAACTTGGTAACACCAAGAAATGGAGAACCTCTTATCGCTGCTATTCAGGATTTCCTCACAG GTGCCTATCTTCTTACGTTAAAAGATACGTTTTTTGATCGAGCCAAAGCCTGTCAAATTATTGCTTCTATCCTGGTTGGCAAGGATGAAAAGATTAAAGTTCGTCTTCCACCTCCAGCAATTCTGAAG CCTGTAACACTCTGGACAGGAAAACAGGTTTTCAGCCTCATTCTCAAACCCAGTGATGACTGTCCTGTAAAAGCCAACCTACGAACCAAGGGCAAACAGTATTGTGGTAAAGGGGAAGACCTGTGCTACAATGATTCTT ATGTCACAATTCAAAACAGTGAGTTAATGAGTGGCAGTATGGACAAAGGAACCTTAGGTTCAGGATCCAAGAACAACATTTTCTACATCTTGCTGAGAGACTGGGGACAGGTAGAAGCTGCGGATGCCATGTCACGACTAGCCAGACTTGCTCCTGTCTATCTTT ctAATCGTGGCTTTTCAATTGGAATTGGTGATGTAACCCCTGGGCAGGGCCTGCTAAAAGCTAAGTATGAGCTCCTGAATGCTGGCTATAAGAAATGTGATGAGTATATTGAAGCTCTGAACACTGGCAAgctacagcagcagcctggTTGTACGGCAGAAGAGACACTAGAG GCCTTAATCCTTAAAGAACTCTCTGTTATCAGAGATCACGCTGGCAGTGCCTGTCTCAGAGAACTGGACAAGAGCAACAGTCCCCTTATCATGGCTCTCTGTGGTTCTAAAG gcTCCTTCATTAATATATCCCAGATGATTGCTTGTGTAGGTCAGCAGGCTATCAGTGGGTCCCGAGTTCCTGATGGATTTGAGAACAGATCCTTGCCTCACTTTGAGAAGCATTCTAAG CTCCCAGCAGCAAAAGGCTTTGTTGCTAATAGCTTCTATTCTGGGTTGACTcccactgaatttttttttcatacaatgGCTGGTCGAGAAGGTCTGGTTGACACAGCTGTAAAAACAGCCGAAACTGGATATATGCAG aggcGGCTGGTAAAATCACTTGAAGATCTTTGCTCACAGTATGATTTGACAGTCAGAAGTTCTACTGGTGACATTATACAGTTTATTTATGGAGGAGATGGCTTGGATCCTGCAGCCATGGAAGGGAAAGATGAACCTCTGGAATTCAAGCGAGTTCTAGACAATATCAGA gCTGTATATCCATGCCGAAGTGAACCAGCCCTTAGTAAAAATGAATTGGTATTAACATCTGAGTCCATCATGAAGAAGAGTGAATTTCTTTGCTGCCGAGACAGTTTTCTGCAG ACATTAACTGAGACAGgttatgaaaaatataatgaG gaaattaaaaaattcatcaAAGGTGTTTctgagaagattaaaaaaacgAGAGACAAGTATGGCATTAATGACAATGGCACAACAGAG CCACGAGTTTTATATCAGTTGGATAGGATTACTCCAACACAACTAGAGAAGTTTCTAGAGACTTGTAGGGACAAATACATGAG GGCACAGATGGAGCCTGGTTCTGCAGTAGGAGCTCTTTGTGCACAGAGTATTGGTGAGCCTGGCACACAGATGACTCTGAAGACTTTCCATTTTGCTGGCGTTGCTTCAATGAACATTACTTTGGGTGTGCCAAGAATCAAAGAAATCATTAATGCTTCAAAGGCTATTAG CACCCCTATTATAACAGCACAGTTGGACAAAGATGATGATCCTGATTTTGCCCGTCTGGTTAAAGGAAGAATTGAGAAAACTTTATTAGGAGAG ATTTCAGAATATATTGAGGAAGTGTTTCTTCCAGACGATTGTTTCATCCTAGTGAAGCTGTCTTTAGAGCGCATTAGACTACTGAGATTAGAG GTGAATGCGGAGACTGTGCGCTACTCTATTTGCATATCTAAACTCAGAGTAAAGCCTGGGGATGTTGCTGTCCATGGAGAAGCAGTTGTATGTGTGACCCCTCGTGAAAATAGCAAGAGTTCAATGTATTATGTATTGCAGTCCCTGAAGGAAGAACTACCAAAG gTTGTAGTGCAAGGTATACCAGAGGTTTCCCGAGCTGTCATTCATATTGATGAAcaaagtggaaaggaaaaatataaacttCTAGTTGAAGGTGATAATCTGCGAGCTGTTATGGCTACTCACGGAGTGAAAGGAACAAAAACGTCCTCTAACAACACTTACGAG GTAGAGAAGACACTAGGAATTGAAGCTGCTCGGACCACCATTATCAATGAGATTCAGTATACAATGGTGAACCATGGTATGAGCATTGACAGGAGACATGTTATGTTGCTGTCTGATCTAATGACTTACAAG GGTGAAGTACTGGGCATTACTAGGTTTGGACTggcaaaaatgaaggaaagtgTGTTGATGCTGGCTTCTTTTGAAAAGACTGCAGACCATCTCTTTGATGCTGCCTACTTTGGACAGAAGGATTCTGTTTGTG